The following coding sequences lie in one Komagataeibacter sucrofermentans DSM 15973 genomic window:
- a CDS encoding mechanosensitive ion channel family protein yields the protein MKTEFLTLLTHIRHLFGWLPGLLSSILMLCVAGLVAEMFSRFITKLIVRIPGQKRGAFVRSFTMAMQRPVRIMLVIVFVGTALPVSGLPYDIMQATTHALVVLFVLMLGYAAVVATRILSDAYLKRINGKDDKDDILLRTHMTQVRVLRRTSDLLIGLLTIGAALMTFEPVRQYGLSLFASAGAASLVVGLAARPLLTNLFAGMQIAMTQPIRMEDLIIINGDWAWVEEITSTYVVLRVWDWRRHIVPISYFLENTFQNWTHNSAALIGVVFLHLDFNAPMDRIRERLREIVHSAPLWDGKEFAVQVADCNAHVMTVRVIASARSAMQSWDLRCEIREQIIAFLRDECPEALPRERLSHVASVSGLDVMTDPASLSPPVRRPPPGAYLGPRNGAGGAGMGFSDGGGQGHG from the coding sequence GTGAAAACCGAATTCCTTACACTTCTGACCCACATCAGGCACCTGTTCGGATGGCTGCCGGGACTGCTGTCCTCCATCCTCATGCTGTGTGTGGCCGGACTGGTGGCGGAAATGTTCAGCCGGTTCATCACGAAACTCATCGTGCGCATACCGGGGCAGAAGCGCGGGGCCTTCGTGCGCTCCTTCACCATGGCCATGCAGCGTCCGGTGCGCATCATGCTGGTCATCGTGTTTGTGGGCACCGCGCTGCCGGTGTCGGGCCTGCCGTATGACATCATGCAGGCCACAACCCACGCGCTGGTGGTGCTGTTCGTGCTCATGCTTGGTTATGCCGCCGTCGTGGCCACCCGCATCCTGTCCGATGCGTATCTCAAGCGCATCAACGGCAAGGATGACAAGGACGACATCCTGCTGCGCACCCACATGACACAGGTGCGCGTGCTGCGCCGCACGAGCGACCTGCTGATCGGCCTGCTCACCATAGGCGCGGCTCTGATGACATTCGAGCCGGTGCGGCAGTATGGGCTGAGCCTGTTCGCCTCCGCCGGTGCCGCATCGCTGGTCGTGGGTCTGGCCGCCCGCCCGCTGCTGACCAACCTGTTCGCGGGCATGCAGATCGCCATGACCCAGCCCATCCGCATGGAAGACCTCATCATCATCAACGGCGACTGGGCGTGGGTGGAGGAAATAACCTCCACCTATGTCGTGCTGCGGGTGTGGGACTGGCGGCGGCATATCGTGCCGATCTCGTATTTTCTTGAAAATACGTTCCAGAACTGGACCCATAATTCGGCGGCCCTGATCGGGGTGGTGTTCCTGCATCTTGATTTCAACGCGCCGATGGACCGCATCCGCGAGCGCCTGCGCGAGATCGTGCATTCAGCACCGTTGTGGGATGGCAAGGAATTCGCAGTTCAGGTGGCCGACTGCAATGCCCATGTCATGACCGTGCGCGTCATTGCCAGTGCGCGCTCGGCCATGCAGAGCTGGGACCTGCGCTGCGAGATCCGCGAACAGATCATCGCCTTCCTGCGTGATGAATGCCCCGAGGCGCTGCCGCGTGAGCGCCTGTCTCATGTGGCATCCGTCTCGGGGCTTGATGTGATGACGGACCCGGCATCCCTGTCGCCCCCGGTCAGGCGGCCGCCGCCGGGGGCCTATCTTGGTCCGCGCAATGGCGCGGGTGGTGCTGGCATGGGGTTCAGCGATGGTGGCGGGCAGGGCCATGGCTGA
- a CDS encoding lytic transglycosylase domain-containing protein, giving the protein MLVRRRLLHAAAASLAGAGAAWLLPAQAARHRPPATPAASGDYTAFLAAIRREASRQGLNAPAVTQALDLQAPNAQVIQRDRNQPEFHLTWAQYRSRVLGARKISDGRTAFAAQRGVLEQQVLTRYNVAPGAVMGIWGLESAYGALTGKFTVVDALCTLAFEGRRAQFFHDELFHALAILNAGDITPDLMTGSYAGAMGQPQFMPSAYLKYAVDIDGDGRRDIWHSMPDIFGSIANYLAGSGWVGGESWGQEITVPDSVAQSALGRTHTRTHAEWMAMGIRQMGGAPFADPATTGAVLRPDGPGGEAFMVYRNFAAIRRYNPSDFYALAVGLLGNEIT; this is encoded by the coding sequence ATGCTCGTACGTCGTCGCCTCCTTCATGCCGCCGCCGCCTCCCTTGCCGGGGCGGGTGCCGCGTGGCTGCTGCCCGCGCAGGCGGCACGTCACAGGCCCCCGGCCACGCCTGCGGCCAGCGGGGATTACACCGCCTTTCTCGCCGCCATCCGGCGCGAGGCGAGTCGGCAGGGGCTGAACGCGCCTGCCGTAACCCAGGCGCTCGATCTGCAAGCGCCCAACGCGCAGGTGATCCAGCGCGACCGCAACCAGCCGGAGTTTCATCTGACCTGGGCGCAGTACCGCAGTCGCGTGCTTGGCGCGCGCAAGATCAGTGACGGGCGCACGGCCTTCGCCGCCCAGCGCGGCGTGCTCGAGCAGCAGGTGCTGACCCGCTATAACGTCGCGCCCGGTGCGGTGATGGGCATCTGGGGGCTGGAATCGGCCTATGGCGCGCTGACCGGCAAATTCACTGTGGTCGACGCGCTGTGCACGCTGGCGTTCGAGGGCAGGCGGGCGCAGTTCTTCCATGATGAGCTGTTCCACGCGCTCGCCATTCTCAATGCGGGCGACATCACGCCAGACCTCATGACCGGCAGCTACGCCGGCGCCATGGGCCAGCCGCAGTTCATGCCCAGCGCCTACCTCAAATACGCCGTGGATATCGATGGCGATGGCAGGCGCGACATCTGGCACTCCATGCCCGACATCTTCGGCTCCATCGCCAACTATCTGGCAGGCTCGGGCTGGGTGGGGGGCGAAAGCTGGGGGCAGGAGATCACCGTGCCCGACAGCGTGGCGCAATCCGCACTCGGGCGCACCCACACCCGCACCCATGCGGAATGGATGGCCATGGGCATCCGCCAGATGGGCGGCGCGCCCTTTGCCGACCCCGCCACGACCGGCGCGGTGCTGCGCCCCGATGGGCCAGGGGGCGAGGCTTTCATGGTCTATCGCAATTTCGCCGCGATCCGTCGCTACAATCCTTCCGATTTCTATGCGCTGGCCGTGGGCCTGCTCGGTAACGAAATCACGTGA
- a CDS encoding D-alanyl-D-alanine carboxypeptidase family protein, whose protein sequence is MTAPVTPVVRAAGTYRTKDAMHTRRFLLAGATSLLVSSTALAAPAARRRHPAGPAAVDAAAPVVASSPANSLIGPIDTIARWACIVDYTTGAVILEKAADERMPPSSLTKMMTAYIVFGMLRAGRLTLEQMLPVSEKAWRMQGSKMFVPLNGTVAVADLIQGMVIQSGNDACIVLAEGVAGSEDQFVSLMNTQAAQMGMTNTHFLNVTGWPMDGHYMSARDVATIAMHLIHDYPEYYHFFSEKSFRYNKITQENRNALVVKGVADGLKTGHTDAGGFGLCASAERGGNRVVMAINGLPSSNARANEGERLFEWSFVNFENATLLHNGAVVDHAPVWLGQAPTVPLVATRDVTLTLPHGWQNRVHVSMDYRSPVPAPVTAGQQLGEMVIANTGLAEIRIPLVAGADVPRLGLMGRATAVLGRKLGHG, encoded by the coding sequence GTGACGGCTCCCGTCACGCCAGTCGTGCGCGCGGCTGGCACCTACCGGACCAAGGACGCAATGCACACCCGACGTTTCCTTCTGGCTGGGGCCACCAGCCTTCTTGTCTCTTCCACCGCGCTTGCCGCACCCGCGGCCCGACGCCGCCACCCCGCCGGTCCTGCCGCTGTTGACGCGGCGGCGCCGGTCGTTGCGTCCTCGCCCGCCAACAGCCTCATCGGCCCGATCGACACCATCGCGCGCTGGGCGTGCATTGTTGATTACACCACCGGCGCCGTGATCCTGGAGAAGGCGGCCGACGAGCGCATGCCGCCCTCATCACTGACCAAGATGATGACTGCCTATATCGTGTTCGGCATGCTGCGCGCGGGCCGACTGACGCTGGAGCAGATGCTGCCGGTGAGCGAGAAGGCATGGCGCATGCAGGGCTCGAAGATGTTCGTGCCGCTCAATGGCACCGTGGCCGTGGCCGACCTGATCCAGGGCATGGTGATCCAGTCCGGCAACGATGCCTGCATCGTGCTGGCGGAAGGCGTGGCAGGCTCGGAGGATCAGTTCGTGAGCCTCATGAACACGCAGGCAGCGCAGATGGGCATGACCAATACCCACTTTCTCAACGTAACCGGCTGGCCGATGGACGGGCATTACATGTCCGCGCGTGATGTGGCGACCATCGCCATGCACCTGATTCACGATTACCCCGAATACTACCATTTCTTCTCGGAAAAGAGCTTCCGCTACAACAAGATCACGCAGGAAAACCGCAATGCGCTGGTGGTCAAGGGCGTGGCCGACGGGCTCAAGACCGGCCACACCGACGCCGGTGGCTTTGGCCTGTGCGCCAGCGCCGAGCGCGGCGGCAACCGCGTGGTCATGGCCATCAACGGCCTGCCCAGCAGCAATGCCCGCGCCAATGAGGGCGAGCGGCTGTTCGAGTGGTCGTTCGTCAATTTCGAGAACGCGACGCTGCTCCATAACGGCGCGGTGGTGGATCATGCCCCGGTCTGGCTGGGGCAGGCGCCCACCGTGCCGCTGGTGGCCACCCGTGATGTCACGCTCACCCTGCCGCATGGCTGGCAGAACCGGGTGCATGTGAGCATGGACTACCGCAGCCCCGTGCCCGCCCCGGTCACGGCGGGCCAGCAGCTTGGCGAGATGGTGATTGCCAATACGGGTCTTGCCGAGATCCGCATTCCGCTGGTGGCGGGCGCCGATGTGCCCCGCCTTGGCCTGATGGGCCGCGCCACGGCGGTGCTGGGGCGCAAGCTGGGGCATGGCTAG
- a CDS encoding MlaD family protein produces MARQRSGAIICSGLVLLVAGGFCIYARASQSGGSHDRYPVMARFVSANGLKVGADVDMDGVPVGRVTSIALDPATYMANVGFTLDRTVLLPEDTTISIGSPTLTADTALMVEAGQAPGRIAPGTVITNTREPLSLEQQVSNYIFGNGGLPSN; encoded by the coding sequence ATGGCACGGCAGAGAAGTGGAGCGATCATATGCAGCGGGCTGGTCCTTCTGGTGGCGGGCGGGTTCTGTATTTACGCCCGGGCCTCGCAAAGCGGCGGATCACATGATCGCTATCCCGTCATGGCGCGGTTCGTTTCAGCCAACGGGCTGAAGGTTGGCGCGGATGTTGACATGGATGGCGTGCCCGTGGGCCGCGTCACCTCCATCGCGCTCGACCCCGCCACGTACATGGCCAATGTGGGGTTTACACTCGACCGCACCGTGTTGCTACCGGAAGATACAACCATTTCAATCGGTAGCCCCACGCTCACGGCCGATACCGCGCTGATGGTCGAGGCCGGGCAGGCCCCGGGCCGCATTGCGCCGGGCACCGTCATTACAAATACGCGCGAACCGCTCAGCCTCGAGCAGCAGGTGAGCAACTACATTTTTGGCAATGGTGGCCTGCCCAGCAATTAA
- a CDS encoding D-alanine--D-alanine ligase, whose translation MTDTTTTVNGRPDAQPAAPTVSAFEFWPGWIFYTPIVLYWIMLGLRYRDFSLPTAANPRIETGGLCGESKSSILDMAGDEARQWIAPYAVLTTGENDTARALAAMEQAGLSFPVVLKPDVGCNGTGVRIMRDADSLREGLAAFGRGVPVMLQHLIPYGHEVGIFYIRHPDEAEGRITSLTYKEVPCLTGDGHSTVEELLHADPRTRLVPHIYIPRLRPRLNEVPPAGQSLPLVFAGNHCKGSIFHDCAADITPELTARVNAIMRDIPDFHFGRIDAKALSLAHLREGKDFQIIEINGVGSEATHIWDARTTLREAYATQFEHYGETFRIGAKKRREGWKSSGAMAMLRAWLRQRKLMATYPLND comes from the coding sequence ATGACCGACACCACCACCACCGTGAACGGCCGACCCGATGCGCAGCCTGCCGCCCCCACGGTTTCCGCCTTCGAGTTCTGGCCCGGCTGGATCTTCTATACCCCCATCGTGCTGTACTGGATCATGCTCGGGCTGCGCTACCGCGATTTCAGCCTGCCTACCGCCGCCAACCCCCGCATCGAGACCGGCGGCCTGTGTGGCGAGAGCAAAAGCTCGATCCTGGACATGGCAGGCGACGAGGCGCGGCAGTGGATCGCCCCCTACGCGGTGCTGACCACGGGCGAGAACGACACCGCCCGCGCGCTGGCCGCCATGGAACAGGCGGGCCTGTCCTTTCCCGTCGTGCTCAAGCCTGATGTGGGCTGCAACGGCACCGGCGTGCGCATCATGCGCGATGCCGACAGCCTGCGCGAAGGCCTGGCCGCCTTTGGCCGCGGGGTGCCGGTCATGCTGCAGCACCTGATCCCCTACGGGCATGAGGTGGGCATATTCTACATCCGCCACCCCGATGAGGCGGAGGGCCGCATCACCTCGCTCACCTACAAGGAAGTGCCCTGCCTTACGGGCGATGGCCACTCCACGGTAGAGGAACTGCTCCACGCCGACCCGCGCACCCGTCTTGTGCCGCACATCTACATCCCCCGCCTCAGGCCCCGCCTGAACGAAGTGCCGCCCGCCGGGCAGTCACTGCCGCTGGTCTTTGCGGGCAATCACTGCAAGGGCTCGATCTTTCATGATTGCGCCGCCGACATCACGCCTGAACTGACTGCGCGGGTGAACGCGATCATGCGCGATATTCCCGATTTTCATTTTGGCCGCATCGACGCCAAGGCCCTGAGTCTCGCCCATTTGCGCGAGGGCAAGGATTTCCAGATCATCGAGATCAATGGCGTCGGCTCCGAGGCCACCCATATCTGGGATGCGCGCACCACCCTGCGCGAGGCCTACGCCACGCAGTTCGAGCATTACGGCGAAACTTTCCGCATCGGCGCCAAGAAGCGCCGCGAGGGCTGGAAGAGCAGCGGCGCGATGGCCATGCTCCGCGCCTGGCTGCGCCAGCGCAAACTCATGGCCACTTACCCGCTTAACGACTGA
- the tmk gene encoding dTMP kinase, with protein MTGLFITLEGGEGAGKSTQARLLAEWLRAQGHDVDLTREPGGTPGAEALRELLLFGGHGLCARAEVMAHFAARADHVEQRIAPMLARGGVVICDRFTDSTEAYQGYGLSHGDPAMLGLIATLRGLIPVAPDLTFMLEVPPAVAQARLAGRGNARTDRYEAEGAAFHARVAEGFDAIARRDAARCRRIDASSATQAVQHALRDVVTPLLPHA; from the coding sequence ATGACGGGCCTGTTCATTACCCTTGAAGGCGGCGAGGGGGCGGGCAAGTCCACCCAGGCGCGGCTTCTGGCCGAATGGCTGCGCGCGCAGGGACATGATGTCGATCTCACGCGCGAGCCGGGGGGCACGCCGGGGGCGGAGGCATTGCGCGAGCTGCTGCTGTTTGGCGGGCATGGCCTTTGCGCCCGCGCCGAGGTCATGGCCCATTTCGCCGCCCGCGCCGATCATGTCGAGCAGCGCATCGCGCCCATGCTGGCCCGGGGTGGCGTGGTGATCTGTGACCGCTTTACGGATTCAACCGAGGCCTATCAGGGCTATGGCCTGAGCCACGGCGACCCTGCCATGCTGGGCCTGATCGCAACCCTGCGCGGTCTGATCCCGGTCGCGCCCGATCTTACTTTCATGCTTGAGGTGCCGCCCGCCGTGGCCCAGGCCCGTCTGGCCGGGCGGGGCAATGCCCGCACCGATCGGTATGAGGCGGAGGGCGCTGCCTTCCATGCCCGCGTGGCCGAGGGCTTTGACGCCATTGCCCGGCGCGACGCCGCGCGCTGCCGCCGCATTGATGCCAGCTCCGCCACGCAGGCGGTGCAGCATGCCCTGCGCGACGTTGTCACCCCGCTGTTGCCCCATGCATGA
- a CDS encoding undecaprenyl-diphosphate phosphatase, whose product MTLLQAIIIAIIQGATEQFPISSLGHAAIVPAMLHWPLDLHGEMFLPLLVMLHLGTCAALLVFFWRDWVALFTGAAGRHGETCQMDSIRILALLCVATIPAVVIGGLFEHAIRNLFGTARYAAVFLTLNGVMLLAVDRMRATLRHHNDRPLASLGFGEALVIGLFQCLAFFPGLSRSGACIVGGLLRGLSHENSARFSFLMAQPVILAATVLEALKLRHAPPQPEQMHMAIIAAIVAGVVALVCTGILMRYFRDHEDWALRPFGWYCMGAGVVAFLYLSF is encoded by the coding sequence ATGACACTCCTTCAGGCTATCATTATTGCCATCATTCAGGGGGCGACCGAACAGTTCCCCATCAGCAGCCTGGGGCATGCGGCCATCGTGCCGGCAATGCTGCACTGGCCACTCGACCTGCATGGGGAGATGTTCCTGCCCCTGCTGGTCATGCTGCACCTGGGCACCTGTGCGGCCCTTCTGGTCTTTTTCTGGCGCGACTGGGTGGCGCTGTTCACGGGCGCTGCGGGCCGTCATGGCGAGACCTGCCAGATGGACAGCATCCGCATCCTTGCCCTGCTGTGCGTGGCCACCATTCCCGCCGTGGTGATTGGCGGCCTGTTCGAGCATGCCATCCGCAACCTGTTCGGCACGGCGCGTTATGCTGCTGTTTTTCTTACCCTCAATGGCGTCATGCTCCTAGCCGTGGACCGCATGCGCGCCACACTGCGCCACCACAACGACCGCCCGCTCGCCTCCCTCGGCTTTGGCGAGGCGCTGGTGATCGGACTGTTCCAGTGCCTTGCGTTCTTTCCCGGCCTGTCGCGCTCGGGCGCGTGCATTGTGGGCGGGCTGCTGCGCGGGCTTTCGCATGAGAATTCGGCGCGCTTCTCCTTCCTCATGGCGCAGCCGGTCATTCTGGCCGCAACCGTGCTCGAGGCGCTGAAGCTGCGCCATGCCCCACCCCAGCCCGAACAGATGCACATGGCCATCATCGCCGCCATCGTGGCGGGTGTCGTGGCGCTGGTGTGCACGGGCATCCTTATGCGCTACTTCCGCGACCATGAGGACTGGGCGCTGCGCCCGTTTGGCTGGTACTGCATGGGCGCGGGCGTGGTCGCGTTCCTCTACCTGTCGTTCTGA
- a CDS encoding tyrosine-type recombinase/integrase, with amino-acid sequence MANVVLPYVNAYQSRRRKYFYYRRAGVRLRIAGEMGSPAFFQSYQEIHERFERNEQPRPGIVPGSLIELITRYRATPEWAQLKPSTRKDYEKFLQPLEDDFGTALVAELDRAAVRLVRDRYATRPGRKEGDGPIPSPRRANKTVSMLSILMSYAIEIGMRTDNPALRPKRLKTGPGYRAWTREEIQTFLGEMPEFRLPLLLALGTGQRGIDLIAMTWSSFDGDVIEVVQEKTGAKVWIPCHPELQEALERELTLRTAQTILTTDTGRPWELGSFQTAVSKAIRGAGLRGIVWHGLRATAASWLAEMGCTEREIMSITGHTTAASVSVYVRHAEQKTRAVNAIAKFSARALDAKRQRRGVTSVSENGEIK; translated from the coding sequence GTGGCCAACGTCGTTCTCCCTTACGTTAATGCCTACCAGTCCCGTCGCAGGAAGTATTTCTATTACCGCCGTGCGGGTGTGCGGTTGCGGATTGCCGGAGAGATGGGCAGCCCCGCGTTTTTCCAGTCTTATCAGGAAATCCATGAGCGCTTCGAACGCAATGAGCAGCCACGTCCCGGTATTGTACCGGGCAGCCTGATCGAATTGATCACTCGCTATCGCGCAACACCCGAATGGGCGCAGCTCAAGCCCAGCACCCGCAAGGACTATGAAAAATTTCTCCAGCCGTTGGAGGATGATTTTGGCACGGCCCTCGTGGCCGAACTGGACCGGGCGGCCGTTCGCCTGGTCAGGGACCGATATGCAACCCGACCGGGCCGGAAAGAAGGGGATGGTCCAATCCCCAGCCCGCGCCGCGCCAATAAAACCGTATCAATGCTGTCGATCCTGATGAGCTATGCGATCGAGATTGGCATGCGTACGGACAACCCCGCATTGAGACCGAAGCGCCTCAAGACAGGACCGGGATACCGGGCCTGGACACGCGAGGAAATCCAGACCTTTCTGGGCGAGATGCCTGAGTTCCGTCTCCCTCTGTTGCTGGCGTTGGGAACCGGTCAGCGCGGCATTGATCTGATTGCCATGACATGGAGTAGCTTTGACGGGGACGTCATTGAGGTCGTGCAGGAAAAAACAGGTGCCAAGGTATGGATACCCTGTCATCCGGAACTGCAGGAAGCGCTTGAGCGAGAACTGACCCTACGCACGGCACAGACCATTCTGACAACTGATACAGGCAGGCCATGGGAACTCGGGTCATTTCAGACCGCTGTGAGCAAAGCAATTCGCGGCGCGGGGCTGCGCGGTATCGTCTGGCACGGCCTGCGCGCCACAGCAGCCTCATGGCTGGCGGAGATGGGATGTACCGAGCGGGAAATCATGTCGATCACAGGTCACACAACGGCAGCATCGGTGAGTGTGTATGTGCGCCATGCCGAGCAGAAAACGCGCGCCGTCAATGCCATTGCCAAGTTCTCTGCCCGTGCGCTTGATGCCAAGCGGCAGAGAAGGGGAGTGACTAGCGTTTCTGAAAATGGGGAAATCAAGTGA
- a CDS encoding DedA family protein has protein sequence MPASLTAFLATAGASPFLQALAIIVGTFILEDAATILTAMQVRTGHVALWVALVALYIGIVVGDMGLYGMGRLAALWPPARRWITLPGGAREGKWFDRNVFRIVFISRFVPGARLPLYTACGFFHARFGLFCIAAILATLIWTTMLFLVSLQVGQFLIDHLGTWKWAGMGGFVLTILLISRMIARLQGNETR, from the coding sequence ATGCCCGCGTCGCTGACAGCTTTCCTGGCCACGGCGGGCGCCTCCCCCTTCCTGCAGGCGCTGGCGATCATTGTCGGCACCTTCATACTGGAGGATGCCGCCACGATCCTGACCGCCATGCAGGTGCGCACCGGGCATGTGGCGCTATGGGTGGCGCTGGTGGCGCTGTATATCGGCATCGTGGTGGGTGACATGGGGCTGTATGGCATGGGCAGGCTGGCGGCATTGTGGCCGCCCGCGCGGCGCTGGATCACGCTGCCCGGTGGCGCGCGCGAGGGCAAGTGGTTTGACCGCAACGTGTTCCGCATCGTGTTCATCAGCCGCTTCGTGCCCGGCGCCCGCTTGCCGCTTTATACCGCGTGTGGTTTCTTCCATGCCCGGTTCGGGCTGTTCTGTATCGCGGCCATCCTGGCCACGCTGATATGGACAACCATGCTGTTTCTCGTCTCGCTTCAGGTGGGGCAGTTCCTGATCGACCATCTGGGAACATGGAAATGGGCGGGCATGGGTGGTTTTGTCCTGACCATCCTTCTGATAAGCCGCATGATCGCACGTTTGCAGGGTAACGAGACCAGATGA
- a CDS encoding AlpA family transcriptional regulator: MKDASRLPYWPRAMSEDMAAAYAGGISVTTLRREVAEGRAPRPHHISGRRVVWFIEELDAWLDQIKGGNANKPSEVKQTPNSWAAAAAAATGKSRGQRRSPLR, translated from the coding sequence ATGAAGGACGCGTCGCGCCTGCCATACTGGCCGCGCGCAATGAGCGAAGATATGGCGGCAGCCTACGCAGGCGGCATTAGCGTCACCACGCTCAGGCGCGAGGTGGCGGAAGGTCGGGCTCCCCGGCCACATCATATCTCCGGCCGTCGTGTCGTGTGGTTCATTGAGGAACTCGATGCCTGGCTGGACCAGATCAAGGGCGGCAACGCGAATAAGCCGTCAGAAGTCAAGCAGACTCCAAACTCATGGGCTGCAGCAGCTGCTGCAGCCACAGGAAAAAGCCGTGGCCAACGTCGTTCTCCCTTACGTTAA
- a CDS encoding DNA polymerase III subunit delta': MHDPRTCRRLLGHDTAWREFQAVMRTGRLHHAWLLTGPEGIGKASMAFLMARALLRAEDHDSPVGRRVTAGTHADLLVIARGMDEKRNRLRREIVGDDIRPIGAFLRRTAAEGGWRVVIVDGAEYMNRTAANAILKILEEPPERAILILTTAVPGRLLPTIRSRCRVLGLSALDEATMRAALAALPDAPPRDAIEAIIPLAHGAPGKALELLGGDGPALSRLVADVMAGTAGEGAGYDIAAQVTRRENDFCVFFDLLCDAISQKARALAASTDRVHKEDLRPARLALLWQDMMRLRAETEQFNLDKQQAVLTALARVSET, translated from the coding sequence ATGCATGACCCGCGCACCTGCCGCCGCCTGCTCGGGCATGACACGGCATGGCGGGAATTCCAGGCGGTCATGCGCACGGGGCGGCTGCACCATGCCTGGCTGCTGACCGGGCCGGAGGGCATCGGCAAGGCCAGCATGGCCTTTCTCATGGCGCGCGCCCTGCTGCGGGCCGAGGACCATGACAGCCCGGTGGGCCGCCGCGTGACCGCTGGCACCCATGCCGACCTGCTGGTCATCGCGCGCGGCATGGATGAAAAGCGCAACCGCCTGCGCCGCGAGATCGTGGGTGATGACATCCGCCCCATTGGCGCCTTCCTGCGGCGCACGGCGGCCGAGGGCGGCTGGCGGGTGGTGATCGTTGATGGCGCGGAATACATGAACCGCACGGCAGCCAACGCCATTCTCAAGATTCTGGAGGAACCGCCCGAGCGCGCCATCCTGATCCTGACCACCGCCGTGCCGGGCCGCCTGCTGCCCACCATCCGCAGCCGCTGCCGGGTGCTTGGCTTGTCCGCCCTTGATGAAGCGACGATGCGCGCCGCACTGGCCGCCTTGCCCGATGCCCCGCCACGGGATGCGATCGAGGCCATCATTCCGCTGGCGCATGGCGCGCCGGGCAAGGCGCTCGAACTGCTTGGCGGCGATGGCCCGGCCCTGTCGCGGCTGGTGGCCGATGTGATGGCGGGCACGGCAGGCGAGGGGGCGGGCTATGACATTGCCGCACAGGTCACAAGACGGGAAAATGACTTTTGCGTCTTTTTCGATCTGCTGTGTGATGCCATATCTCAAAAGGCACGCGCCCTGGCCGCCAGCACGGACAGGGTGCACAAAGAGGATCTGCGCCCGGCCCGTCTGGCCCTGCTGTGGCAGGACATGATGCGGCTGCGCGCGGAGACGGAACAGTTCAATCTGGATAAACAGCAGGCGGTCCTTACGGCCCTTGCGCGGGTGAGTGAAACATGA
- a CDS encoding helix-turn-helix domain-containing protein codes for MESKKTIGQRIRELRKEMQMKQADFVSGLSISRSYLSKIENGDEQPGRELLIRMCSEFGISLDWLTSGVGDMRKAEAQNDEEALLLYAFRSMPRDEAETHLKLMLQRVKKDVIGDA; via the coding sequence ATGGAATCTAAGAAAACCATCGGACAGCGCATTCGTGAGCTGCGTAAAGAGATGCAAATGAAACAGGCCGATTTTGTATCTGGGCTGTCTATTTCGCGTTCTTATTTATCCAAAATCGAAAATGGTGATGAGCAACCTGGACGGGAGCTACTCATCAGAATGTGCAGTGAATTTGGAATATCCCTCGACTGGCTGACGTCAGGAGTTGGAGACATGCGGAAGGCCGAGGCCCAAAACGATGAGGAGGCCCTTCTTCTCTATGCGTTTCGGTCTATGCCTCGGGACGAGGCAGAGACACATTTGAAGCTCATGCTACAGCGCGTCAAAAAGGACGTCATCGGGGATGCATGA